A window of the Methyloprofundus sp. genome harbors these coding sequences:
- a CDS encoding voltage-gated potassium channel, producing the protein MNTNNDLSRVSFIVMREMRVPLMALLLVYVVAVSVMVFIPGPEIDGKAQYLSIFHAFYFMTYTATTTGFGEIPFEFSDAQRLWVIICLYMSVVTWFYALGSIIRLFQNAFFIRAVAEWRFSRRVNRIIGPFYIICGFGDTGSVLVRGLNDAGLRSVVIDSSEERIQALSLRNYKMFVPGLCADASVPKHLLEAGLLSKHCKAVVSITRNEETNLKISAIARLLNPNIGIITMSKVNDYEETLATLGGEVHIVDPFKTFAKVLNACINNPAFYAMNNWLVGDKGATLESIVRPPVGRWIICGYGRMGMEANHVLTMNGVKTSVIDPHSRRKEEEIETYIVGRTNAKTLRLAGIDEAVGILAAADDDGQNLSVLLNARCLNKDLFTIVRQNSHQNELAFAKANVDMIMQPTLVTARKIMLLLIAPLLKHFFWYLLAKEPGRDKVLREIICQLRKKIGDKKPLLVTIDFTREKSSAVIACLDKGEDVFLGDIIADPRNRKHELALVPFVIRSEGENIPLPRMTHKVKEGDQLLFCGTEQARNLLKSAINSEYDLFYLRTGKHQAAGYFMQWYERRFSKT; encoded by the coding sequence ATGAATACAAATAACGATCTAAGTCGCGTTAGTTTTATTGTTATGCGCGAAATGCGCGTTCCATTAATGGCATTATTATTGGTCTATGTCGTTGCGGTATCGGTCATGGTGTTTATTCCAGGGCCGGAAATTGATGGAAAGGCCCAGTACTTAAGTATTTTTCACGCGTTTTATTTTATGACTTATACGGCGACTACTACTGGCTTTGGGGAAATCCCCTTTGAGTTTAGTGATGCCCAGCGCTTATGGGTCATTATTTGTCTCTATATGAGTGTAGTGACTTGGTTCTATGCTTTGGGTAGTATTATTCGTTTATTTCAAAATGCTTTTTTTATTCGAGCTGTTGCTGAATGGCGATTTTCTCGGCGGGTTAACCGTATAATCGGGCCTTTTTATATTATCTGTGGCTTTGGTGATACGGGTAGTGTTTTGGTGAGAGGTTTGAATGATGCTGGTTTGCGGTCGGTTGTCATTGATAGCAGTGAGGAGCGTATTCAGGCGTTATCATTACGTAACTATAAAATGTTTGTGCCTGGTTTATGCGCAGATGCGAGTGTGCCCAAGCATTTATTAGAAGCTGGTTTATTAAGTAAGCACTGTAAAGCGGTTGTCTCCATTACTAGAAATGAAGAAACTAACCTTAAAATTTCGGCTATTGCACGTTTGTTGAATCCTAATATTGGCATTATTACCATGTCTAAGGTGAATGATTACGAAGAAACTTTAGCGACTTTAGGTGGAGAGGTGCATATTGTTGACCCCTTTAAAACTTTTGCCAAAGTATTAAATGCTTGTATTAATAACCCCGCATTTTATGCGATGAATAATTGGCTAGTGGGTGATAAAGGTGCAACTTTAGAATCTATTGTACGTCCTCCAGTAGGTCGCTGGATCATCTGTGGCTATGGCAGGATGGGTATGGAAGCCAACCATGTTTTAACTATGAATGGTGTTAAAACGTCAGTAATTGACCCGCATTCCAGAAGAAAAGAAGAGGAAATTGAAACCTATATCGTCGGCAGAACTAATGCCAAAACATTGCGTTTAGCTGGTATCGATGAAGCGGTAGGGATCTTGGCAGCAGCAGATGATGATGGCCAGAATTTAAGTGTTTTGTTGAATGCGCGTTGTTTGAATAAAGATTTGTTCACTATTGTGCGCCAGAATAGCCACCAAAATGAACTGGCTTTTGCAAAAGCGAATGTGGATATGATTATGCAGCCTACATTAGTAACGGCACGAAAAATAATGTTATTATTGATTGCGCCTTTATTAAAGCATTTTTTTTGGTATTTATTGGCTAAAGAGCCAGGCCGAGACAAAGTGTTGCGCGAGATAATATGCCAGTTACGAAAAAAGATAGGCGATAAAAAGCCTTTGTTAGTCACTATAGATTTTACCCGAGAAAAAAGTAGTGCCGTCATTGCTTGTTTGGATAAAGGGGAGGATGTGTTCTTAGGTGATATTATTGCAGACCCCCGCAATCGCAAACATGAATTGGCATTAGTGCCTTTTGTTATTCGCTCCGAAGGGGAGAATATTCCGTTGCCACGTATGACCCATAAAGTTAAAGAAGGTGATCAATTGCTTTTTTGTGGTACCGAGCAGGCGCGTAATTTACTTAAGTCAGCAATTAATAGTGAGTATGATTTATTTTATTTGCGCACTGGCAAGCATCAGGCAGCTGGGTATTTTATGCAATGGTATGAGCGACGTTTTAGTAAAACATAA
- a CDS encoding quaternary ammonium compound-resistance protein SugE, which translates to MGWLYLTLASCSEIIFALSLKYNEGFTKLIPSIVTAVAGAGSFGLLMLAIKTLPLGTAYAIWTGVGAAGIAIAGIFLFKESIDIYRLSSISLIIIGVIGLKVFADE; encoded by the coding sequence ATGGGTTGGTTGTACCTTACTTTAGCGAGTTGTTCGGAAATTATATTTGCGCTAAGTTTGAAATATAATGAGGGGTTTACTAAATTAATTCCTTCTATTGTCACTGCGGTAGCAGGAGCAGGGAGCTTTGGTTTATTAATGTTGGCTATTAAAACCTTACCTTTAGGGACTGCATATGCTATTTGGACAGGCGTTGGTGCGGCAGGCATTGCGATTGCAGGTATTTTTTTATTTAAAGAATCCATTGATATTTACAGACTTTCTTCTATTTCATTAATCATTATTGGTGTCATTGGTTTGAAAGTTTTTGCTGATGAATAG
- a CDS encoding ribosome-associated heat shock protein Hsp15 has product MQQPDALRLDKWLWAARFFKTRKLAAEAVSGGKVHLNGQRTKPSKEVKINSQLIIHKEQFSWDITVLAINAHRRPAAEAVLLYAETPESIKQREQDIIQRREEQQFMHADPSSRPTKKQRRQIHQFKQK; this is encoded by the coding sequence ATGCAACAACCAGATGCACTTCGGCTAGATAAGTGGCTTTGGGCAGCGCGTTTTTTTAAAACGCGCAAACTTGCCGCCGAAGCAGTATCTGGTGGCAAAGTTCATTTAAACGGGCAACGTACTAAACCCAGCAAAGAAGTCAAAATTAATAGTCAGTTAATTATTCATAAAGAACAATTTAGCTGGGATATTACTGTCTTGGCAATTAATGCACATCGCCGCCCTGCTGCTGAAGCCGTTTTACTCTATGCAGAAACCCCAGAAAGTATCAAGCAGCGTGAGCAAGATATTATCCAAAGAAGGGAAGAGCAACAATTTATGCATGCTGATCCAAGCAGTCGCCCTACCAAAAAACAGCGTAGGCAAATTCATCAATTTAAGCAGAAGTAG
- a CDS encoding alginate O-acetyltransferase complex protein AlgI, translating to MLFNSYIFIFAFLPITFISYFLLAKYRNGEAAITFLVLASLFFYGWWNPIYLLLMLLSIGVNYLIGESIVRYRAVHNIHKTKLLLTIGIVFNLGLLGYFKYANFIFENTNLLLGFNIPINEIVLPLAISFFTFQQVAYLIDAYKGITEEFKFSHYVLFVTFFPQLIAGPIVHHKEMLPQFMQLDNMQPRLDNIIIGANIFALGLFKKVVLADGVAQYASPVFNAAVAGEPMSFFVAWGGALAYTLQLYFDFSGYSDMAIGIARMFGIKLPLNFASPYKSLNIVEFWRRWHMTLSRFLRDYVYFGLGGNRKGNTRRYINLFATMLLGGLWHGAGWTFIFWGALHGCYLIINHAWHYISRKAKLGFLSTQAVWQAFCWLLTFISVVNAWVFFRATTFDSAVEILKGMYGFNGIAMPNAILARLGSLADTLLELGISSYIGGGSQFIFTYLWVIFLLIVVIFMPNTQQIMRSFGGYNHTLEQGTAAFDKGVFPKLLTFRFSAFWAVIMASALVIAVFGLTRVSEFLYFQF from the coding sequence ATGCTGTTTAATTCTTACATCTTTATCTTTGCATTTTTGCCCATTACTTTTATCAGCTATTTTCTATTGGCTAAATATAGAAATGGTGAAGCAGCCATTACCTTTCTGGTACTGGCTTCATTATTTTTTTATGGCTGGTGGAACCCCATTTATTTGCTGTTAATGCTGTTATCTATTGGTGTTAACTATCTCATCGGCGAGTCTATCGTACGTTACCGAGCTGTGCATAATATCCATAAAACCAAGCTGCTGTTGACCATTGGTATTGTTTTTAACCTCGGCCTACTTGGCTATTTTAAATATGCCAATTTTATCTTTGAAAATACCAACCTATTATTAGGTTTTAATATTCCGATTAATGAAATCGTGCTGCCTTTAGCTATTTCATTCTTTACTTTTCAACAAGTCGCTTATCTTATTGATGCCTATAAAGGTATTACTGAAGAGTTTAAGTTTTCACATTACGTTTTATTTGTCACTTTTTTCCCGCAGTTAATTGCCGGCCCCATTGTGCATCACAAAGAAATGTTGCCGCAGTTTATGCAATTGGACAATATGCAGCCGCGTTTGGACAATATTATTATTGGTGCCAATATCTTTGCTTTGGGTTTATTTAAAAAGGTGGTTTTAGCTGATGGCGTGGCGCAATATGCTTCCCCTGTGTTTAATGCAGCAGTAGCAGGCGAACCGATGTCTTTCTTTGTAGCTTGGGGCGGGGCTTTAGCCTACACCTTACAACTGTATTTTGATTTTTCGGGCTATTCTGATATGGCCATCGGCATAGCACGAATGTTTGGCATTAAATTACCACTTAATTTTGCTTCACCTTATAAATCGCTGAATATTGTTGAATTTTGGCGGCGTTGGCATATGACTTTATCGCGTTTTTTACGTGATTATGTCTATTTTGGTTTAGGCGGCAATCGTAAAGGTAATACGCGACGTTATATTAATTTATTTGCAACGATGCTACTCGGCGGTTTATGGCATGGAGCGGGGTGGACCTTTATTTTTTGGGGCGCATTACACGGTTGCTACCTGATTATTAATCATGCTTGGCATTATATTTCCCGCAAAGCAAAATTAGGTTTTCTCAGCACCCAAGCTGTCTGGCAGGCCTTTTGTTGGCTGCTGACCTTTATATCTGTAGTCAATGCTTGGGTGTTTTTCCGCGCAACCACTTTTGACTCAGCAGTTGAGATATTAAAAGGTATGTATGGTTTTAATGGTATTGCCATGCCAAATGCCATTTTAGCTCGCTTAGGTAGCCTTGCTGATACGCTACTGGAATTAGGTATCAGCAGTTATATTGGAGGGGGCTCTCAATTTATCTTCACTTACCTATGGGTGATATTTTTACTCATTGTGGTTATCTTCATGCCAAATACACAGCAAATTATGCGTTCTTTTGGCGGTTATAACCATACGCTGGAGCAAGGTACGGCAGCCTTTGATAAGGGGGTATTCCCTAAATTACTGACCTTTCGCTTCAGTGCATTCTGGGCCGTTATTATGGCGAGTGCATTAGTGATTGCTGTTTTTGGGCTGACCCGCGTTTCTGAATTTCTTTATTTCCAATTTTAA
- a CDS encoding cysteinyl-tRNA synthetase: MLKIYNTLTRSKEVFTPRVAGQVGMYVCGMTVYDYCHIGHARVMVVFDNVARYLRYSGYQLTYVRNVTDIDDKIIKRAQENGEDIEVLTERFIEAMHEDERALAVLPPDIEPKATQSMGDIIVMITELFEKGLAYIGTNGDVFYAVDKFSNYGALSGKKLDELQAGERVEVNQAKKNPFDFVLWKKAKVDEPFWSSPWGRGRPGWHIECSAMSTKCLGHHFDIHGGGMDLQFPHHENEIAQSEGATGEKFVNVWMHNGFVRINEEKMSKSLGNFFTVRDVLKRYRAEVVRFFVLSSHYRSPLNYSDEQLDEAGAALTRLYTALRGVDIVASAETEYTERFKQAMDDDFNTPVAVAVLFDMARELNKLKTNDTELASQLAGELKELSDVLGILQDDSESFLQAGDAVPEDGLTEQEIDAFIEQRLAAKQNKNWELADQIRNDLKKQGVVLEDVAAGTNWRRE; this comes from the coding sequence ATGTTAAAAATTTATAATACGCTTACTCGATCGAAAGAAGTTTTTACACCTAGAGTTGCAGGTCAGGTAGGAATGTACGTGTGTGGAATGACAGTTTATGATTATTGTCATATAGGTCATGCGCGCGTTATGGTGGTTTTTGATAATGTGGCGCGTTATTTGCGTTATTCTGGCTACCAATTAACTTATGTGCGTAATGTGACTGATATTGATGATAAAATTATCAAACGTGCTCAGGAAAATGGGGAAGATATTGAGGTATTAACCGAGCGGTTTATCGAGGCGATGCATGAAGATGAACGAGCTTTAGCCGTTTTGCCTCCCGATATAGAACCTAAAGCAACACAGTCCATGGGCGATATTATTGTCATGATTACTGAGTTATTTGAAAAAGGCTTAGCTTATATTGGCACCAATGGGGATGTTTTTTATGCGGTGGATAAGTTCTCTAATTATGGAGCCTTATCAGGCAAAAAATTGGATGAGTTGCAAGCGGGTGAGCGAGTTGAGGTGAATCAGGCCAAAAAGAATCCCTTTGATTTTGTATTGTGGAAAAAAGCAAAAGTTGATGAGCCGTTTTGGAGCTCACCGTGGGGCAGAGGACGACCTGGCTGGCATATTGAATGCTCGGCAATGTCGACCAAGTGTTTAGGGCATCATTTTGATATTCATGGTGGTGGTATGGACTTGCAGTTCCCGCACCATGAAAATGAAATAGCGCAGTCTGAAGGCGCAACAGGCGAGAAATTTGTTAATGTTTGGATGCATAATGGCTTTGTGCGCATTAATGAAGAAAAAATGTCCAAGTCTTTAGGTAATTTTTTTACTGTTAGAGATGTATTAAAACGTTATCGAGCTGAAGTAGTACGGTTTTTTGTGTTATCTAGCCATTACCGTAGTCCGCTTAATTATTCTGATGAGCAGTTGGATGAAGCGGGGGCTGCATTGACGCGCTTATATACGGCTTTGCGCGGCGTGGATATAGTGGCAAGTGCAGAGACTGAGTATACTGAGCGTTTTAAACAAGCAATGGATGATGACTTTAATACGCCTGTTGCCGTGGCAGTTTTATTTGATATGGCGAGAGAATTGAATAAATTGAAAACGAATGATACCGAGCTTGCCTCTCAATTGGCGGGTGAATTAAAAGAGCTTTCTGATGTTCTGGGTATTTTACAGGATGACTCGGAAAGTTTTTTGCAGGCGGGAGATGCTGTGCCTGAAGATGGTTTAACTGAGCAAGAAATCGATGCCTTTATAGAGCAACGTTTGGCGGCTAAGCAAAATAAAAATTGGGAATTGGCAGATCAGATTCGTAATGATCTAAAGAAGCAGGGTGTGGTATTGGAGGATGTTGCGGCCGGAACTAATTGGCGGCGCGAATAA
- a CDS encoding tRNA 2-thiouridine synthesizing protein E: protein MELTVQGNIIARNEQGFLTDTLQWNEGVAKQLASLESIELLDAHWEILWFIREFYQQYQYLPNARVFAKAIKKTLGEDKGNSRYLLKLFPEGPLKYACKIAGLPKPPSCL from the coding sequence ATGGAGTTAACAGTACAAGGGAATATTATTGCACGTAATGAGCAAGGTTTTTTAACTGATACGCTGCAATGGAATGAGGGTGTTGCTAAACAACTGGCTTCGTTAGAAAGTATTGAGCTGCTTGATGCACATTGGGAAATTTTGTGGTTTATTCGAGAATTCTATCAGCAATATCAGTATTTACCCAATGCGCGGGTGTTTGCTAAAGCCATTAAGAAAACATTAGGCGAAGATAAAGGTAATAGCCGTTATTTACTGAAGTTATTTCCTGAAGGGCCTTTGAAGTATGCATGTAAGATTGCTGGCTTGCCAAAGCCACCTAGCTGTTTGTAG
- a CDS encoding methenyltetrahydrofolate cyclohydrolase has translation MTEIKDKSLQNYLDELASSAPTPGGGSAAALMGAQAAALTSMVCNLTIGKPKYVEVEADMQALLQKSEALRTTLTAMIKADVDVFNQLMAAYGLAKATEQEKAVRSQQIQAVLKEATQVPLDCAKACAMAIEQSEEAAVKGNLNVISDAGVAVMSAYAGLKSAALNVYINTASLKDRDFAEQKLAELRLILESTDIKAEEIYQIVKNKL, from the coding sequence GTGACTGAAATAAAAGATAAATCTCTGCAAAACTATTTAGATGAATTGGCAAGTAGTGCGCCGACACCTGGTGGTGGCAGTGCAGCAGCTCTGATGGGCGCACAAGCCGCAGCATTAACAAGCATGGTTTGTAATTTAACCATCGGTAAACCCAAATATGTAGAAGTTGAAGCTGATATGCAGGCTTTGTTGCAAAAATCAGAAGCCCTACGCACTACATTAACTGCAATGATTAAGGCTGATGTTGATGTGTTTAATCAATTGATGGCAGCTTATGGCTTAGCGAAGGCGACTGAGCAAGAAAAAGCGGTACGCAGTCAGCAAATCCAAGCGGTATTAAAAGAGGCGACCCAAGTGCCGCTAGATTGTGCAAAAGCCTGTGCAATGGCGATAGAACAAAGTGAAGAAGCGGCGGTCAAAGGTAATTTAAATGTTATCAGTGATGCAGGTGTTGCTGTTATGTCAGCCTATGCAGGTTTGAAAAGTGCAGCATTGAATGTTTACATTAATACTGCCAGTTTAAAAGATAGAGATTTTGCTGAACAGAAGTTAGCTGAACTAAGGCTAATTCTAGAAAGTACCGATATTAAAGCGGAAGAAATTTACCAAATTGTAAAAAATAAACTTTAA
- a CDS encoding universal stress protein A, whose protein sequence is MSYRHILAAIDYSKNCKSVLQKAIFLATQQQAILSVMHVVDNLPLSGTAYGTEIDLGADVANPLLELEKSLFIEELAEFNDIDMARNLVWGVPKQEIIHYADREAVDLILVGSHGRHGLELILGSTANAVLHHAHCDVLAVRISD, encoded by the coding sequence GTGAGTTATCGGCATATTTTAGCGGCAATTGATTATTCAAAAAATTGTAAGTCAGTTTTGCAAAAAGCAATATTTTTAGCCACACAGCAGCAAGCTATATTGAGTGTTATGCATGTGGTTGATAATTTACCGTTATCAGGTACGGCTTATGGTACTGAAATTGACTTGGGTGCTGATGTTGCCAATCCATTATTAGAGTTGGAAAAAAGCCTGTTTATAGAAGAATTGGCTGAATTTAATGATATTGATATGGCTCGTAACTTGGTGTGGGGTGTTCCTAAGCAAGAAATTATTCATTATGCTGATAGAGAGGCGGTTGATTTGATTCTGGTCGGCTCACATGGCAGGCATGGATTGGAGTTAATTCTGGGGTCAACTGCTAATGCAGTGTTGCATCATGCGCATTGTGATGTATTGGCTGTACGTATTAGTGATTAA
- a CDS encoding UDP-2,3-diacylglucosamine hydrolase, with protein sequence MSCFSLLYVVAPAMHNETIFISDLHLTIERPEITKKFLHFLSTRATKAKALYILGDLFDTWIGDDDFSPPIKTVKKHLHALTTQGVPVFYIHGNRDFLIGKHFSEQTGVTLLDEYSVIDLYGTPTLLTHGDLLCTDDLPYQAFRKKSHTSEWQENVLSKPLILRILYARWYRLRSYFHKRNKSQDIMDVNANTVIEVMQQYQATRLIHGHTHRPAVHDLDIAGQKAQRFVLAEWKKESVSLLCWTTAGYQYTEI encoded by the coding sequence TTGAGCTGTTTTTCTTTACTTTATGTAGTTGCTCCCGCCATGCACAATGAAACCATTTTTATTTCTGACTTACACCTAACAATTGAACGCCCCGAAATCACCAAAAAATTCTTACACTTCTTAAGCACTAGAGCAACTAAAGCAAAAGCACTGTATATCTTAGGTGACTTATTTGATACCTGGATTGGTGATGATGATTTTAGCCCTCCCATTAAAACCGTCAAAAAACACCTACATGCACTAACAACGCAAGGCGTACCTGTTTTTTATATTCATGGTAATCGTGACTTTTTAATTGGTAAGCACTTTAGTGAGCAGACTGGCGTTACTTTACTGGACGAATATAGTGTTATCGACCTATATGGCACACCGACCTTGCTAACCCATGGCGATTTACTTTGTACCGATGACCTACCTTACCAGGCATTCCGGAAAAAATCGCATACCTCAGAATGGCAAGAAAATGTGTTATCCAAACCGCTTATTTTAAGAATCTTGTATGCTCGCTGGTATCGTTTACGTAGTTATTTCCATAAGCGCAACAAATCTCAAGATATTATGGATGTAAATGCTAATACGGTTATTGAAGTGATGCAGCAATATCAAGCCACACGTTTAATTCATGGACATACACATAGACCAGCGGTGCATGATTTAGACATTGCAGGGCAAAAAGCACAACGTTTTGTACTGGCAGAGTGGAAAAAAGAAAGTGTTAGTTTATTGTGCTGGACGACAGCAGGTTATCAATATACTGAAATATAA
- a CDS encoding tRNA 2-thiouridine synthesizing protein B, whose translation MLHIVSINTGHAELFARIGQGDAVIFIGDAVLALHKNATHNESLLQCCQDRQCYILAPDMQLRGLTAVEVLAKLTLLDYPEFVQLTIEYDVIKTWS comes from the coding sequence ATGTTGCATATTGTGAGTATCAATACTGGACATGCTGAATTATTTGCACGGATTGGACAAGGTGATGCGGTTATTTTTATAGGTGATGCTGTGTTGGCCTTACATAAAAATGCTACCCATAATGAATCATTATTACAATGCTGCCAAGATAGGCAATGTTATATATTAGCGCCTGATATGCAGCTAAGGGGGCTTACTGCTGTAGAGGTATTAGCAAAGTTAACGTTGCTGGATTATCCTGAATTTGTACAGTTAACCATTGAGTATGATGTAATAAAAACATGGAGTTAA
- a CDS encoding sulfur dioxygenase: protein MAVTAMDLVATAKQNITEITVTDAKQVIANQLVLDVRDPAEFAAGQLPNAVNIPRGVLEFQIGNHPAFAGQQDTDIIVYCQSGGRSALATEALHKLGFSKAVSMAGGYKAWSEN, encoded by the coding sequence ATGGCTGTAACAGCAATGGATTTGGTAGCAACTGCCAAACAAAATATTACTGAAATCACGGTAACTGATGCAAAGCAAGTAATTGCAAACCAACTAGTTTTAGACGTTAGAGATCCGGCAGAATTTGCAGCAGGACAACTACCTAATGCTGTCAATATTCCACGCGGCGTGCTTGAATTTCAAATTGGCAACCACCCTGCTTTTGCAGGCCAGCAAGACACGGATATTATTGTGTACTGTCAATCTGGTGGTCGCTCAGCTCTTGCCACTGAAGCCTTGCATAAACTAGGCTTCAGTAAAGCAGTTAGCATGGCAGGCGGTTACAAAGCTTGGTCAGAAAACTAA
- a CDS encoding peptidyl-prolyl cis-trans isomerase B codes for MRPIFVFLLFLLTSTSSFATEIQAATTKTQVKLQTTLGEIIIELDAEKAPITVNNFLQYVESGYYNGTTFHRIIPGFMAQGGGFDSKFQKKVTRAPIKNESHNGLKNNRATIAMARMSNPDSASAQFFINYSNNNSLNYPVQNGSGYAVFGKVISGMEVIDKMAQQPTGNRRGHRNVPTTNIVIEKAQVVPQ; via the coding sequence ATGCGTCCCATATTCGTTTTTTTGTTGTTTTTATTAACATCAACCTCTTCTTTTGCAACTGAAATTCAAGCTGCCACCACTAAAACTCAAGTTAAGCTACAAACCACATTAGGTGAGATTATAATTGAACTAGATGCCGAAAAAGCACCTATTACCGTTAATAACTTCCTGCAATATGTAGAATCAGGCTATTATAATGGTACGACTTTCCACCGTATCATCCCTGGTTTTATGGCACAAGGTGGCGGCTTTGATAGCAAATTTCAGAAAAAAGTAACCCGCGCGCCCATTAAAAACGAATCTCATAATGGTTTAAAGAATAATCGCGCCACTATCGCTATGGCACGCATGAGCAACCCAGATTCCGCATCAGCACAATTCTTCATTAACTACTCCAATAACAATAGCTTAAACTATCCCGTACAGAATGGTTCAGGTTACGCAGTATTCGGCAAAGTCATTTCTGGCATGGAAGTAATTGATAAAATGGCACAACAACCTACGGGCAATCGCAGAGGCCACCGCAATGTACCCACAACAAATATTGTGATTGAAAAAGCACAGGTAGTGCCCCAATAA
- a CDS encoding peptidyl-prolyl cis-trans isomerase B: protein MSDTLSKVKFQTTAGDFVIELDAEKAPITVKNFLTYVEEGFYSGTIFHRIIPGFMAQCGGFGTDFEQKATHDTIKIEADNGLKNDRGTIAMARTGVPDSATAQFFINYKDNDFLNHTAPTQNGWGYAVFGKVVEGLDIIDEMANAPTGNRGGHQDVPKTDIVIESAEII from the coding sequence ATGTCAGACACATTAAGCAAAGTCAAATTTCAAACTACTGCAGGTGACTTTGTCATAGAACTTGATGCAGAAAAAGCTCCCATTACCGTCAAAAACTTCCTTACTTATGTAGAAGAAGGGTTTTATAGTGGCACAATTTTTCACCGTATTATTCCTGGCTTTATGGCGCAGTGTGGTGGCTTTGGCACTGACTTCGAGCAAAAAGCAACCCATGACACCATTAAAATTGAAGCAGACAATGGTTTGAAAAATGACCGTGGCACAATTGCCATGGCACGTACAGGTGTTCCTGATTCAGCTACTGCACAATTTTTCATTAACTATAAAGATAATGACTTCCTAAATCACACTGCACCCACTCAAAATGGCTGGGGCTATGCTGTCTTTGGTAAAGTAGTTGAAGGCTTAGATATCATTGATGAAATGGCGAATGCACCAACAGGTAATCGCGGTGGCCACCAAGATGTACCTAAAACTGACATCGTCATTGAAAGCGCTGAAATTATTTAA
- a CDS encoding N-acyl amino acid synthase — translation MTDNSNSLIKDFTRYFSIQLVTSEQQAREVYGVRYRVYCEEFKYEATDLFPEKIETDEFDKQSLHCLIIHKETGRSAGCVRLVPVCAELESGLLPFEKFCQQSLDGQLIESFHLQRDTECEISRLAVDTAFRRRPGEAATRFGEIDSMDCSKQEQRTFSLIAVSGFLAATAVTALTKKTNVFAMMEPFLPRLLKRSGILFERVGSDVDYHGIRAPYFIKTQSALDNMRPDLKEMYDWVYQQVAADYKVLAAVSKQQP, via the coding sequence ATGACAGATAATTCAAATAGTTTAATAAAAGATTTTACACGTTATTTTAGCATTCAATTAGTGACTTCGGAGCAACAAGCAAGAGAGGTCTATGGTGTTAGGTATCGTGTTTATTGTGAAGAGTTTAAATACGAAGCAACTGATTTATTTCCTGAGAAAATTGAAACGGATGAATTTGATAAGCAGTCATTGCATTGTTTAATTATTCATAAAGAAACAGGTCGGTCAGCTGGGTGCGTGCGTTTGGTTCCAGTTTGTGCTGAGCTTGAAAGTGGCTTATTGCCTTTTGAAAAATTTTGTCAGCAAAGTTTAGATGGTCAGTTGATTGAAAGTTTCCATTTACAGCGTGATACCGAGTGTGAAATTTCTAGATTAGCAGTTGACACTGCGTTTAGGCGTAGGCCAGGTGAGGCCGCAACACGATTTGGTGAGATTGACAGTATGGACTGCTCTAAACAAGAGCAAAGGACTTTTTCGTTGATTGCAGTTTCAGGTTTTTTGGCGGCAACAGCGGTAACGGCTTTAACCAAGAAAACTAATGTTTTTGCGATGATGGAGCCTTTTTTACCACGCTTGTTGAAACGCTCAGGTATTCTCTTTGAGAGAGTAGGTTCTGATGTAGATTATCACGGCATCAGAGCACCTTATTTCATCAAAACCCAATCCGCCCTTGATAATATGCGCCCTGATTTAAAAGAGATGTATGACTGGGTTTATCAGCAAGTTGCTGCTGATTATAAAGTATTGGCGGCAGTGTCAAAACAGCAGCCTTAG